The Aquicella siphonis DNA segment AAATATTGGGCTTATCATGCCCGCAGGCCTTATGCCATTTATGGATCAGTGTGAATCCAGTGATTCTTCGCCCTTAGAGACAACGCAAAAAACGCGTTTTTTCAGGGTGGGCGGAGACTGGCCGTGCGCCGCTAAGGATAAATGATATACAGGTTTTCCTGCGGCCTGTTAACGCCATTGCCTTTTGCAGGCAAAACTCCTATAGTATCGTTGCCTTGGCAGGCTTAATAATTATGAATTACTTAATCAATTTCAACATCTTTCGCCGTAATCGCAATTTTACCTTGTTGTATATCGGTCAGTTCGTTTCCTTTGCCGGGACTATGATCACAGGGGTTGCGCTTCCGTATCAGGTTTATACCCAGACTCATTCTACGTTAATGGTGGGACTGCTCAGTCTGGTGCAATTGCTGCCGCTGCTAATCACCGCGCTGATAGGCGGTGTATTTGCCGACAAATATCATAGACGCATGCTTTTATTGTCGGCTGAAGCTGTGCTCGCCGCGGGAAGTTTGTTGCTGGCTGTCAACGCCTGGCTGCCTGTTCCGCAGATTTGGGTTATGTTCGTTGTTTCTTCCTTTATGTCCGCATTTAACGGCTTGCACCGGCCGGCACTGGAAAGTATTGTGCAGCAAATTGTCCCAAAATCGGATTTGCCGACTGTCAGCTCACTGGCGTCCCTGAAAGGCAGTGTGGCGATGATAGGCGGTCCGGCAGTAGGAGGATTGCTGATCGCCAGCGTTGGTCTTGTTGCAACGTATATGGTGGATGTGGCAAGTTTCATGGTTTCGCTGACCGCATTAATTCTGATGCGTAATATTCCCAAGCCGCAAAATGTTCGCGATGATTCCACGCTGACTTCTCTCAAGCAGGGTTTTCGCTATGCATTTTCCCGGCAGGAACTGGTTGGCACTTACGTGGTGGATTTTATTGCCATGATCTTCGGCATGCCTACAGCCATTTTTCCAGCTATTGCCATGTCATTTGGAGGGGCGAAAGTTCTGGGCATGCTTTATGCCGCGCCAGCGGTGGGCGCGCTGGTGATTTCATTCTTTAGCGGCTGGGTCAAACATGTGAAACGGCATGGCGTGGCGATTGCCGTGTCCGCGACACTTTGGGGCGCGGCCATTGTATTGTTTGGATTATCCGCGAATTTCTGGGTAGCCTGGTTTTTTCTCGCGCTGGCAGGTGCGTTCGACGGCATCAGCGGCATATTTCGCATGACTATGTGGAATGAAACCATTCCACATGAATTCCGGGGCAGGCTTGCCGGCATAGAAATGATCAGTTATCTGAGCGGCCCCAGACTGGGTGATACGGAAACCGGATTGGTTGCCGCCGCGTTCGGGATCACCGCTTCCATTGTGTCCGGCGGTGTCTTGTGTATCGTTGGCGTAGGAGTTTGTTGTCTGTTTCTGCCAAAATTCCGACAATACCATTCCGAACAGGAATGCCAGCCCGGGGACGGACACTCTCTGTCTTCGGCATGAAAAATGAATTAACGAGATGAGAATGCCAGCATATGAATAATCTTGTTATTGGAGCCGGTTATCTTTTTGACGGGTTCAAGCTGATCACGCGCCGCGGGCTCCGGCGTTTTGTCATCATTCCCTTGCTGATCAACGTGATGCTGTTTGTCGGAATGTTTTTTTTGCTGCGTCATTTTGTTATTCAGTTTGACCAATGGTTCGCTCAGCTTCTTCCTTCATGGCTTCAATGGCTGAGTTCGGTATTATGGCTGATATTTTTTCTCAGTTTTTTTATTATCATTCTTTATACTTTCTTCACGCTTGCCAATATTGTGTCAGCGCCATTTAACAGTTTTCTGGCCGAACAAGTCGAGTTATATCTCACCGGGAAAGTGCCGGAAGAGCGCGGGTTGGCGGATAACCTCAGGGATATACCCCGCATCATCGCCAGGCAGTTATCCATCATAGGATACTATATACCGCGCGCGTTACTCATATTGATTTTGTTTTTTATTCCGGTTGTTCAGGCGGCAGCCGCGGTCGTATCGTTTCTGTTTCATGCCTGGCTCATGACGCTTACATACA contains these protein-coding regions:
- the cysZ gene encoding sulfate transporter CysZ encodes the protein MNNLVIGAGYLFDGFKLITRRGLRRFVIIPLLINVMLFVGMFFLLRHFVIQFDQWFAQLLPSWLQWLSSVLWLIFFLSFFIIILYTFFTLANIVSAPFNSFLAEQVELYLTGKVPEERGLADNLRDIPRIIARQLSIIGYYIPRALLILILFFIPVVQAAAAVVSFLFHAWLMTLTYMDYPTDNHRVSMPDVRAWLNVRRFSSLGFGVSVLVCSMIPVLNCFTIPAAVAGATKFWIEEGNENRQHSSR
- a CDS encoding MFS transporter encodes the protein MNYLINFNIFRRNRNFTLLYIGQFVSFAGTMITGVALPYQVYTQTHSTLMVGLLSLVQLLPLLITALIGGVFADKYHRRMLLLSAEAVLAAGSLLLAVNAWLPVPQIWVMFVVSSFMSAFNGLHRPALESIVQQIVPKSDLPTVSSLASLKGSVAMIGGPAVGGLLIASVGLVATYMVDVASFMVSLTALILMRNIPKPQNVRDDSTLTSLKQGFRYAFSRQELVGTYVVDFIAMIFGMPTAIFPAIAMSFGGAKVLGMLYAAPAVGALVISFFSGWVKHVKRHGVAIAVSATLWGAAIVLFGLSANFWVAWFFLALAGAFDGISGIFRMTMWNETIPHEFRGRLAGIEMISYLSGPRLGDTETGLVAAAFGITASIVSGGVLCIVGVGVCCLFLPKFRQYHSEQECQPGDGHSLSSA